Genomic segment of Candidatus Flexicrinis affinis:
GACCGGCATCGGGTTCGATGTCGAGCTGATCTTTATCGCGCTGCGCCGGGGCTACAAGATTAAGGAAATTCCGATCACTTGGTACTTCGACGCCGACAGCCGTATGCGGCTGGTTCAAGATTCGCTGCGCATGCTGCAAGAGATCTGGCAGATACGGCGCAACTGGAGCAAGGGCCTGTATGCCCGGCGTGGGAACGACGGCTAGCCTGTCGATCGAGCGCGGCCTGTGGGCGGAAGGCTGCCGCTGTATCACCGGAATCGACGAAGCGGGGCGCGGTGCGTGGGCAGGGCCGGTTGCCGCTGCTGCGGTCGCGCTGCCGGCAGGGCATGAACGGGACCTAATGACGGTGTTGGACGGCGCACGCGACAGCAAGACAATGTCGGCCGCAGAGCGCGGCCGGCTCGCGGGCGTCATCAAAACGACTGCGCTGGCGTGGGGTATCGGCAGCGCGAGCGCGGCGGAGATCGACGAGATCGGGATTGTGCCGGCGACGCGCGAGGCGATGCGCCGCGCGCTCATCGAGCTGATCGGCAGCGGTACGAGTCCTGATGTGCTGCTTCTGGACTACATCACACTGCCCGAGTCGC
This window contains:
- a CDS encoding ribonuclease HII, which gives rise to MPGVGTTASLSIERGLWAEGCRCITGIDEAGRGAWAGPVAAAAVALPAGHERDLMTVLDGARDSKTMSAAERGRLAGVIKTTALAWGIGSASAAEIDEIGIVPATREAMRRALIELIGSGTSPDVLLLDYITLPESPAACRQISRAKMDALSLSVACASILAKDWRDGVMAELDELHPGYGFRTNKGYGGDSRSLHRRALDALGPSPQHRMTFRPLVQRRLL